The genomic window GTATAAAACTAGAGCGATTTTGGCTAATCTACATCAAATCAATTTAGTGTCTTCGTTAGTAAACTACTGCTTTAGACGTTTTCGAAAGATAATCCGATTAGCTTAAAGATGAATAAATTTGTGAGTTTTTGCgattaaaaaaagaaagtttttacTTGCTATTTAACGCCCGCTCGTATTTTTCAGATCCTTATTGCCACCATCGCTTCACTGGCCTGTGTTGCCCACGGAGCCATTAGCCACGGCACACACGCTGAGACGCTGAAACATAACAGCCAACTGAACCAGGATGGCAGCTACAAACACGACTACTCGACTTCCAATGGTATCAGCGCTCAAGAAGAAGGTTACGGTGGTCATCATGCCAGCGGCGGTTTTGCATACTACTCACCTGAGGGAGAACTCATTCAGCTTTCCTATTTGGCTGATGAGAATGGCTTCAAACCACAAGGCAATCACTTGCCCACACCTCCACCAATTCCACCACAAATCCTCAAATCTTTGGAATACATTCGCCTACACCCATACGATGAGGATGCTGCTCATCataagcaacagcaacagcaccagcaacaacaacatcgtcCACAGCAACAGACTCGCCAGCAACAATTCCATCATGTGGCGGCACCAAGCCATCAAGTGAAGAACTTGCGTCGCCCAGCTCAACGTAGACACTTTTAAGAAACCAAAAGAGGAGTAGTTACTTTTAGTAATGGGCTAGTTCCTACATCGAAGCTCAAAGCATTGCATTGTACATACATTATTATTCCTAATATCAATAAATACCATTGTCAAACGAAAAATTACTATAAAACCTCAAAAATTCAAACCGATACAGTTTaatgtttgtatacataaaCAGTTCTTTCCGTATTCATTAAGACCTGTTATTCGGTAACAAGTACGGGAATCAAGCTCGCATATAAATAAGATTTTGCATATTCATCGTCGACTGCGCGTACAAAACATAAATCACACGAAGAAGCCATAACTCCAACATCATCAATAATAATATTCCACAACTTCAGAGAACTAGTTCCATAAAAGCTTAATCTTGAGCGTCCAACCGACCTGTTGACCAAAGTGAAATTGTGTTGAGTTCTCGATGAATTGATATATTGGTatgatatttttctttaaaaaatgatTGTTTAAAGGAAAAGCTTACATAAGAGCAAATGATTGAATGGTATCTATAAAATATACTCTTTTTCTGCGGCACGACATTTTTAtatctcgcaacaaagttgctaaggagagtattatagttttgttcacataacggttgtttgtaagtcctaaaactaaaagagtcagatatagggttatatataccaaagtgatcagggtgacgagtagagttgaaatccggatgtctgtctatccgtccgtccggccgtgcaagctgtaacttgagtaaaaattgagatatcatgatgaaacttggtacacgtattccttggcttcataggaaggttaagttcgaagatgggcaaaatcggtccactgccacgcccacaaaatggcggaaaccgaaaacctataaagtgtcataactaagccataaataaagatattaaagtgaaatttggcacaaaggatcgcattaggaaggggcatatttggatgtaatttttttggaaaagtgggtgtggccccgcaccctactaagttttttgtacatatctcggaaactactatagctatgtcaaccaaactctacagagtcgttttcttcaggcatttccatatacaattcaaaaatgaaagaaatcggataataaccacgcccacgtcccatacaaaggttatgttgaaaatcactaaaagtgcgttaaccgactaacaaaaaacgtcagaaacactaaattttacggaagaaatggcaaaagaaagctgcacccaagctttttttaaaaattgaaaatgggcatggcgtcgccgacttatggaccaaaaaccatatctcaggaactactagaccgatttcaatgaaattcggtatataatattttcttaacaccctgatgacatgtaccaaatatgggtgaaatcggttcacaaccacgccttcttccaataacgctattttgaattccatctgatgccttttctgtataatacgagtatatatgtacaaacattaggtaccaatgatgatagcggaataaaactttaaacaaatacggtatttgaaaaatatgtaaatgactgataatgaaatctcgattatcacttatcgtgcgagagtataacatgttcggtgacatccgaacttagcccttccttacttgttacttatacaatagaaaaaaaaacaaaaaatcgccATATTTACCTACGGACTAAGAATGAATACATACTTCGCGTTATAAGACATCTGAAATGGTgctacaatcttcgaaaca from Bactrocera tryoni isolate S06 chromosome 5, CSIRO_BtryS06_freeze2, whole genome shotgun sequence includes these protein-coding regions:
- the LOC120778581 gene encoding pupal cuticle protein Edg-78E-like, with the translated sequence MNKFILIATIASLACVAHGAISHGTHAETLKHNSQLNQDGSYKHDYSTSNGISAQEEGYGGHHASGGFAYYSPEGELIQLSYLADENGFKPQGNHLPTPPPIPPQILKSLEYIRLHPYDEDAAHHKQQQQHQQQQHRPQQQTRQQQFHHVAAPSHQVKNLRRPAQRRHF